In the genome of Triticum urartu cultivar G1812 chromosome 5, Tu2.1, whole genome shotgun sequence, one region contains:
- the LOC125507874 gene encoding ubiquitin-conjugating enzyme E2 variant 1D-like, with the protein MASSGDAAGVVVPRNFRLLEELERGEKGIGDGTVSYGMDDADDIYMRSWTGTIIGPHNTVHEGRIYQLKLFCDKDYPDRPPTVRFHSRINMTCVNAETGLVDQRKFSLLSNWRREYTMENILIQLKKEMATSHNRKLVQPPEGTVY; encoded by the exons ATGGCGTCGAGCGGTGACGCAGCCGGAGTTGTCG TGCCGAGGAACTTTAGACTGCTGGAAGAGCTTGAGAGAGGAGAGAAGGGCATTGGGGATGGAACAGTTAGCTATGGAATGGATGACGCAGATGATATCTACATGCGCTCCTGGACAGGAACAATAATTGGTCCCCACAAC ACTGTCCATGAGGGCCGGATTTATCAGCTGAAGCTTTTCTGTGACAAGGACTATCCCGACAGGCCACCGACTGTTAGGTTTCACTCAAGAATCAACATGACCTGTGTAAATGCCGAGACTGGATTG GTGGACCAAAGGAAGTTTAGCCTGCTGTCCAACTGGCGCCGTGAGTACACAATGGAGAACATCTTGATACAGCTTAAGAAAGAGATGGCGACATCACACAACCGGAAACTAGTGCAGCCTCCGGAGGGGACGGTCTACTGA